Sequence from the Sphingobium indicum B90A genome:
ATTGCCCGCTTCGTGGAACCAGTCCCGCGCCGCTTCCCAGGGCAGGCGGGCCTGCACCGCATGATCGTTGGCGATCGCCTCCTCGATCATGTTGATGCGTTCGTTGGCGCGCATATGGGCGTTGTAGAGGTCGACATAGCGCGCCGCGAATTCGGGGAAATGCAGGTGCAGCTTTTCGATCCGCTCCGGCTCCATCGGCGTGCCGGGCAGTTCGGGATGGGCGAGGGCGAAGGTGAAGGCGCCCAGAAGCTGCTCCTCCTCCCGACTGTCGAAACTGGCCCAGTCGGTGGGAAAGGCGCTGGCGACAGCCGCCTTGACCTTGGCCGTCAGGGGACGGTCGTCATTCTCCAGCTGGCTGAGATAGGATACCGATATGCCCAGCGCATGGGCCATGGTCGCCTGGTCCATACGGTGATCCAGGCGGAGTTGGCGCAGGCGCGGACCTGCGAAGATTCGATTGCCACGGGCCATGATTCGTCCATAATTTGCAAAGTCGCAATTTGCAAATTGGCAAAATCGCATTTGCGAAAATGCGGAAAGATTGGGAAGGGCGGGCAAAGATGTCCGCGACAAGCCGGAGAAATGCCTGATATGTCGAAGCTCGCCATCATCGAACAGCTCGAAGCCAAGCGCGACGCAGCCCGCCTGGGCGGCGGACAGCGCCGCATCGACGCCCAGCATGCCAAGGGCAAGTTGACGGCCCGTGAACGGCTGGAAGTGCTGCTGGACGAGGACAGCTTCGAGGAGCTGGACATGTATGTCGAGCATAATTGCATCGACTTCGGCATGGACGAGCAGCATATCCCCGGCGACGGCGTCGTCACCGGATCGGGCACGATCAACGGCCGTCTGGTCTATGTGTTTTCGCAGGACTTCACCGTTTATGGCGGCGCTGTGTCCGAACGGCATGCGATGAAGATTTGCAAGATCATGGACATCGCCATGAAGGTCGGCGCGCCGGTGATCGGCCTCAACGATTCCGGCGGGGCGCGCATCCAGGAAGGCGTGGCGTCGCTGGGCGGCTATGCGGAGATTTTCCAGCGCAATGTGCTGGCTTCGGGCGTGGTGCCGCAGATCAGCGTGATCATGGGGCCTTGCGCGGGCGGCGCGGTTTACTCGCCCGCCATGACCGACTTCATCTTTATGGTGAAGGATAGCAGCTTCATGTTCGTGACCGGGCCGGACGTGGTGAAGACCGTCACCAACGAGGTGGTCACGCAGGAGGAACTGGGCGGCGCGGTGACGCACACGACCAAGTCGGGCGTGGCGGACGTGGCGTTCGAGAATGACATCGAGGCGCTGCTGGCGGTGCGCGATTTCGTGGACTTCCTGCCTGCCTCCAACAAGGAGCCGGTGCCGGAGCGGCCGAGCGCCGATCCATGGGACCGGATCGAGGAGAGCCTGGACACGCTGATCCCCGCCAATGCGAACCAGCCCTATGACATGCACGAGCTGATCCGCAAGGTGGTGGACGAGGGCGACTTCTTCGAGGTGCAGCCCGCCCATGCGGGGAACATCATCTGCGGTTTCGGGCGGGTCGAGGGCAAGACCGTCGGGATCATCGCCAACCAGCCGATGGTGCTGGCGGGGGTTCTGGACATCAACTCCTCCAAGAAGGCCGGGCGGTTCGTGCGTTTCTGCGACGCCTTCGAGATTCCCATCGTGACCTTCGTGGACGTGCCGGGCTTCCTGCCGGGGACGGCGCAGGAGCATTCGGGCATCATCA
This genomic interval carries:
- a CDS encoding acyl-CoA carboxylase subunit beta, whose amino-acid sequence is MSKLAIIEQLEAKRDAARLGGGQRRIDAQHAKGKLTARERLEVLLDEDSFEELDMYVEHNCIDFGMDEQHIPGDGVVTGSGTINGRLVYVFSQDFTVYGGAVSERHAMKICKIMDIAMKVGAPVIGLNDSGGARIQEGVASLGGYAEIFQRNVLASGVVPQISVIMGPCAGGAVYSPAMTDFIFMVKDSSFMFVTGPDVVKTVTNEVVTQEELGGAVTHTTKSGVADVAFENDIEALLAVRDFVDFLPASNKEPVPERPSADPWDRIEESLDTLIPANANQPYDMHELIRKVVDEGDFFEVQPAHAGNIICGFGRVEGKTVGIIANQPMVLAGVLDINSSKKAGRFVRFCDAFEIPIVTFVDVPGFLPGTAQEHSGIIKHGAKLLFAYAEATVPKITVITRKAYGGAYDVMASKHLRGDLNYAWPTAEIAVMGAKGAVEIIFRGKTPEEIAQKTKEYEDRFANPFVAASKGFIDEVIQPHSTRKRIALGLRKLRNKALENPWKKHDNIPL